Within the Microcoleus sp. FACHB-68 genome, the region CTGGGGGTTGGAATCTGGAGTTAATTTTCTATCTTGCTCAGCGTAGTAAGGTATTAGCTCATACGCACAATCCAAGTTTTTTTGAGGTTATAAATAGCTGGAAGCTTGTTTATAAAATAAGCAGAACTATGAGGATAAAAGCTTTGTTTCATAAGGTTTCTAGCCGACTACAGCCAATAGTAAAAACAACAGTAATTGTGATTTACTGATGTTTTTAATACAATCTTAACAAGAGAGAATTTTTGACGTGTCTCTTTTCAAGACTGCATAGCACTTCCACAAGACCTAAACTTTTAAAGTTTTCACCACCAAGGACTTATAAGTATGAAAAGCAATCTGTTTCTGGCCGATATTTTGGGCCTTTATGCCGCTCAGATTCAGAGCCAGCACCCGCCAAAGAAAGCGCAAGAAATTATCGCTCAAACTGAAACGGCTATCAACCGTTACACTTTACCAGGATGGGGCTTTGAACCTTTCAAAGGCCGCAAGCCCACGCGCGTTGAAATAGAGGCGGCAACGGCTTTTAAAAAAGGTATAACCATTGAGCAATTCACAACTGCATTGGAAGTTCAAGAAAAAGTTTTTGAGCGGCTGCAACCTTCTGCTAGTAGTCAGGAGGTTTATCGCTGCCGGCTCAAGGAACTTGTTTCTTGGTGTAGCCAGCTGGGGTGGTGGCCGGGAAATACCTTACCGGAGAAACCTGTTGATTGCTGCGGGGGCCGCCGGCGTCGTGGCTATGGAATGATGGCGAAGACGCTATTGACAAACCGCTCTGTCTTGCCGCCTTACGGCTTACGAGCCGAACAAGTGTCAGAGAAGCTAAAAGCTGAAACTGAGCATTTTTACAAGTTCCGCACCTCAGCCCACTGGCCAGGCCGGTTAGAAGACCCGGTGAAAACCAAAGCCTGCCGCAACCAAATTGGTTTGCTCCGTCACCTGCTGGGCTGGTTTCATCTCTACCGGGGAGTGCCGTTGGAAGAACTGTCTTTGAGTACCTTAATTCCGCCGGTTGAACTTAAGTATGTAGCTGCTAAGGAAGCTGCGGCAGCTAAGGCTGCTAAGGCTGCTAAGGTTGGGGATTATGTGGATCGCTGGGTTTGCGAATTCTCTAATACCAATTTAAATGGAATTTAGGGCAGATATAGCATCCAGAATGAAGGAATACCCAGTGATGGAAGCAATCATTTGGGGGGTTAACTGGGCTAAAAGTTGATCCACTTTGGTTTGTAATTGAGCCAGGGTTTGGAACGACGCCCACTTGAGATCCGCCTTGAGATGTTCCCACAACCGTTCAATGGGATTTAACTCTGGACAGTAAGGCGGTTGAAACAACAAAATTACATTTTCAGGGACAAGCAAATTTTTGCTCTTGTGAAAGCGCCCGTTATCGACTTGGATAACGTTGAGGCTATCTGGATACGCACGGGAAAACTCATCTAAGAAGCGTTGATAGCATTCGGTATCCACATGATTTAATTGTAGAAAAAAGGATTCGCCCGTCGCCGGTTCCACAGCACCGTAGAGCCAGAACGCTTTAAATAACCAAAGACAATTGCCCAATGGGTTTAACACCACAGGCTGTAATCAACCGTCCGATGACGCTCTTGAGTCCCAAGCGAGTCTCATCTTGAGCCTAGTAGCGAATCTGTCGCTGATCTTGTCGCACTTGGCGAGCATACTGACTCAACAAGGAGCAGTCGTCTGCGAGGTTTGCTTAAAGGCAGCTCGC harbors:
- a CDS encoding IS630 family transposase encodes the protein MLNPLGNCLWLFKAFWLYGAVEPATGESFFLQLNHVDTECYQRFLDEFSRAYPDSLNVIQVDNGRFHKSKNLLVPENVILLFQPPYCPELNPIERLWEHLKADLKWASFQTLAQLQTKVDQLLAQLTPQMIASITGYSFILDAISALNSI